In a single window of the Tellurirhabdus bombi genome:
- a CDS encoding sodium/sugar symporter produces the protein MQKLQTLDYVVFFIYFIIVASYGYWIYRQKKTKETSSTDFFLAEGSLTWWAIGASLIASNISAEQFIGASGNGFSMGLAIATYEWMAAATLIVVAVFFMPIYLKNHIFTMPQFLMQRYNSTVSMIMAIFWLFLYIVVNLTSILYLGALAVSTISDLDFTFCMIALAVFAVIITLGGMKVIGYTDVIQVFFLVLGGLATTYLALGMVSEQFNSEGVGKGFELMLKNVPDHFHMIFPKDHPHYASLPGLSVLIGGMWIVNLNYWGCNQYITQRALGADLKTAREGLLFAAFLKLLMPVIVILPGIAAYTLYQQGLFQTEMMKGGELNPDNAYPVLLNLLPAGLKGLSFAALTAAVVASLAGKANSISTIFTLDIYKKYINANADEKTQVRIGRYVVIVSMILAIVISPFLGIDKKGGFQFIQEMTGLVSPGIFAAFALGFFWKKTNSTAAMIAIVGGFLLAVTLHFTVPGIPFLDRMGIVFLVCVAAMIVVSLMQPSSKGLAIDGSMFRTSSSFAVGSVVIVLILIFLYAYFW, from the coding sequence ATGCAAAAACTACAAACCCTGGATTACGTTGTTTTCTTTATTTATTTCATCATTGTAGCCTCGTATGGTTACTGGATTTACCGACAAAAAAAGACAAAAGAAACATCCTCTACTGACTTTTTCCTGGCAGAAGGCTCTTTAACGTGGTGGGCCATCGGCGCTTCGCTAATTGCATCCAATATCTCGGCTGAACAATTTATTGGAGCATCCGGAAACGGATTTTCAATGGGCTTGGCAATTGCTACGTATGAATGGATGGCTGCGGCCACGCTGATTGTTGTGGCTGTTTTCTTCATGCCGATTTATCTAAAGAATCACATCTTCACGATGCCTCAGTTTCTGATGCAGCGTTACAACAGCACCGTTAGTATGATCATGGCTATTTTCTGGCTGTTTTTGTACATCGTCGTCAACCTGACGTCCATTTTGTACCTCGGGGCGCTGGCGGTTAGTACTATCTCGGATCTGGACTTTACGTTTTGCATGATCGCACTGGCTGTATTTGCCGTTATCATTACGCTGGGCGGTATGAAGGTAATCGGTTACACAGACGTTATTCAGGTATTCTTCCTGGTTTTGGGCGGTCTGGCGACTACGTATCTGGCCTTAGGCATGGTTTCGGAGCAGTTCAACTCAGAAGGAGTTGGTAAAGGCTTTGAGCTGATGCTGAAAAATGTACCGGACCACTTTCACATGATTTTCCCGAAAGACCATCCGCACTATGCCTCGCTGCCTGGATTATCCGTGCTTATTGGCGGGATGTGGATTGTGAACCTGAACTACTGGGGCTGTAACCAGTACATTACCCAACGTGCCCTTGGTGCCGATTTGAAGACTGCGCGTGAAGGCTTGCTGTTCGCCGCTTTCCTGAAACTGCTGATGCCGGTAATCGTTATTTTGCCGGGGATTGCTGCTTATACGTTATACCAACAAGGCTTGTTCCAGACGGAAATGATGAAGGGTGGCGAACTGAATCCTGATAACGCCTATCCCGTACTGCTGAACCTGCTACCAGCGGGCTTAAAAGGGCTGTCGTTTGCCGCTCTGACAGCAGCCGTAGTCGCTTCACTCGCCGGAAAAGCCAACAGTATCTCGACCATCTTTACGCTGGATATCTACAAAAAATACATCAATGCAAATGCGGACGAAAAAACGCAAGTTCGCATCGGACGGTACGTAGTAATTGTATCCATGATTCTGGCCATTGTTATTTCTCCGTTCCTGGGAATTGATAAAAAAGGTGGTTTCCAGTTTATTCAGGAAATGACTGGTCTGGTATCACCGGGTATTTTTGCTGCTTTCGCACTGGGTTTCTTCTGGAAGAAAACAAACTCAACGGCAGCCATGATTGCCATTGTTGGCGGCTTCCTGCTGGCGGTTACGCTGCATTTTACGGTGCCGGGTATTCCGTTCCTGGATCGGATGGGAATTGTTTTTCTGGTGTGTGTAGCCGCTATGATCGTGGTGAGCCTGATGCAACCAAGCTCGAAAGGCCTTGCCATTGACGGAAGCATGTTCCGCACATCGTCCAGCTTTGCAGTTGGCTCTGTCGTGATTGTACTTATTCTTATATTCCTCTACGCTTATTTCTGGTAA
- the purU gene encoding formyltetrahydrofolate deformylase, protein MVTATRHILLMDGPDSTGLIHLVTGILYKHNLNIIRNDEYVSNDQQFFMRTEFEGELNAIGLLQELQETLPAGINLRINPKKKKNIVVFATKEHHCLAELLIRYAFDELDADILAVVSNYNTLQPLVSKFGIPFHYISHEHKSREEHEEAILRTLAIYQPEYLVLAKYMRVLTPDFVGHYLNRIINIHHSFLPAFIGANPYRQAYERGVKIIGATAHFVNNSLDEGPIIAQDVKEVHHRQTAGDMATEGRDVEKLVLSKALKLVLNDRVFIHHNRTIIL, encoded by the coding sequence ATGGTAACCGCGACCCGGCATATTTTGCTTATGGATGGCCCCGATAGTACGGGTCTGATTCACCTTGTTACTGGCATTCTTTACAAACATAATCTGAATATCATCCGAAACGATGAATATGTTAGTAATGACCAACAATTCTTCATGCGAACTGAATTTGAAGGCGAGTTAAACGCCATTGGTTTGCTGCAAGAATTACAGGAAACACTGCCTGCGGGCATTAACCTACGGATAAATCCAAAAAAGAAAAAGAATATTGTAGTTTTTGCAACGAAAGAGCACCATTGCCTGGCTGAATTGCTCATTCGCTACGCTTTCGACGAGCTGGATGCAGATATTTTAGCGGTAGTAAGCAACTATAACACCCTGCAACCGTTGGTTAGCAAATTTGGCATTCCGTTCCACTACATTTCGCATGAGCACAAAAGCCGCGAAGAGCACGAAGAGGCCATTTTGCGTACACTCGCCATCTACCAGCCGGAATACCTCGTACTGGCCAAATACATGCGGGTACTTACACCGGATTTTGTAGGCCATTACCTGAATCGCATCATCAATATTCACCACTCGTTCCTGCCGGCCTTTATTGGAGCCAATCCGTACCGGCAGGCGTATGAGCGAGGCGTAAAGATTATCGGCGCTACGGCACACTTTGTGAACAACAGCCTTGATGAAGGACCGATCATTGCGCAGGACGTCAAAGAAGTACACCACCGCCAAACAGCCGGCGATATGGCTACTGAAGGCCGTGACGTCGAAAAGCTGGTTTTATCAAAAGCGCTGAAACTCGTGCTGAATGATAGAGTCTTTATTCATCACAACCGCACTATTATTTTGTAA
- a CDS encoding glycosyltransferase translates to MEPILTRAKPKLLIEIAWEVCNQVGGIYTVIRSKVPSMVEKWGDDYVLLGPYFPQKATIELDPITHDDGTEIGHIVQLMRSKGFEVQYGYWLVTGKPRVVLFDLQSISQEQLNRVKYLLWEHHRISTLNVEDLVNQVVTFGEMIRIFLTDLANEYARKLDIAAHFHEWMASSGLPELRRDNVKVATIFTTHATMLGRYLAMNVGGFYGKLPFFDWEREAKHFNVEAQATIERLAAQQSHVFTTVSDVTAQECEVFLGRVPDLILPNGLNVMRFTAVHEFQNLHVKHKARIHEFVMGHFFQSHSFDLEKTLYFFTSGRYEFSNKGYDLTLKALSLLNAKMQEANMDMTVIMFMVTKQPFHSIDPEVLHSRALLDEIQETCKAIEQQVGNRLFHEAASNDDIKLPDLNDFVDEYWRLRLRRTVQSWKTHKLPPFVTHDLVQEDDMVRYIRELNLVNNADDRVKIVYHPDFISSTNPLFGLDYGQFVRGCHLGIFPSYYEPWGYTPLECVVRGIPTVTSDLSGFGDFIMQIMRDYENRGIYVVNRKSQSFNEAADQLANILFRFVRLSQRDRIAQRNRVENISDVFDWTNLRSYYDTAHDLALKRKKP, encoded by the coding sequence TTGGAACCTATTCTCACTAGAGCCAAACCAAAATTATTAATTGAAATTGCTTGGGAAGTTTGTAACCAGGTAGGGGGTATTTATACCGTTATTCGGTCCAAAGTACCTTCGATGGTCGAGAAATGGGGCGACGATTACGTGTTGTTAGGGCCTTATTTTCCGCAAAAAGCAACGATTGAGCTAGATCCTATCACGCACGATGACGGTACCGAAATTGGCCACATCGTTCAGTTGATGCGTAGTAAAGGCTTTGAGGTACAATACGGATATTGGCTAGTTACCGGTAAACCACGCGTTGTACTGTTTGATTTACAAAGTATTAGTCAGGAGCAGCTTAATCGGGTTAAATACCTGCTTTGGGAACATCATCGCATTTCAACACTGAACGTTGAAGATCTGGTTAACCAGGTGGTAACATTTGGTGAAATGATCCGCATCTTCCTGACAGACCTGGCCAACGAATACGCCCGGAAGCTGGATATTGCCGCGCATTTCCACGAATGGATGGCCAGCAGTGGCCTACCAGAGCTTCGACGGGACAATGTAAAGGTCGCTACAATTTTCACAACGCACGCCACCATGCTTGGTCGCTATCTGGCCATGAATGTCGGCGGGTTTTACGGAAAGCTTCCCTTTTTTGACTGGGAGCGCGAAGCAAAACATTTTAATGTCGAGGCGCAGGCTACTATCGAGCGGTTGGCTGCCCAGCAGTCCCACGTTTTTACAACGGTCAGCGATGTTACGGCGCAGGAATGCGAAGTTTTTCTAGGTCGCGTTCCCGATCTTATTCTTCCGAATGGCCTTAACGTCATGCGCTTTACAGCGGTTCACGAGTTCCAGAACCTGCACGTCAAGCACAAAGCCCGGATTCATGAGTTCGTGATGGGCCACTTCTTCCAGAGTCATTCTTTTGATCTGGAGAAAACGCTCTACTTCTTTACGTCGGGTCGGTATGAGTTCAGTAACAAGGGCTATGATCTAACGCTTAAAGCCTTATCCCTGCTGAACGCCAAGATGCAGGAAGCAAACATGGACATGACGGTTATTATGTTCATGGTGACGAAACAGCCCTTTCATTCCATTGATCCGGAGGTTTTGCACAGTCGCGCTTTGCTGGATGAGATTCAGGAAACCTGCAAGGCCATTGAGCAGCAGGTTGGCAACCGACTCTTTCACGAAGCCGCATCGAACGACGATATCAAGTTGCCCGACCTTAACGATTTTGTGGATGAATACTGGCGATTGCGCCTCCGCCGGACGGTTCAAAGCTGGAAGACACACAAACTACCCCCGTTTGTCACGCATGATTTAGTGCAGGAAGACGACATGGTACGGTATATTCGGGAGCTTAACCTGGTTAATAATGCCGATGACCGGGTAAAAATCGTTTACCACCCGGATTTCATTTCGTCAACCAATCCACTTTTCGGACTCGACTACGGCCAGTTTGTTCGCGGCTGTCACCTGGGCATTTTCCCTAGCTACTACGAGCCTTGGGGTTACACACCGCTGGAATGTGTAGTACGCGGAATCCCGACGGTAACCAGCGACCTTTCCGGCTTTGGTGACTTTATCATGCAGATCATGCGTGATTATGAGAACCGGGGAATTTATGTGGTTAACCGTAAATCGCAAAGTTTCAACGAGGCTGCTGATCAACTAGCGAATATTCTGTTCCGCTTTGTGCGTCTTTCCCAACGGGATCGGATTGCCCAGCGCAACCGCGTTGAAAATATATCTGACGTTTTCGACTGGACCAACCTGCGCTCTTACTACGACACCGCGCACGACCTGGCTCTAAAACGGAAGAAACCTTAA